Proteins from one Rosa chinensis cultivar Old Blush chromosome 7, RchiOBHm-V2, whole genome shotgun sequence genomic window:
- the LOC121050607 gene encoding uncharacterized protein LOC121050607, translating to MEVVVWFVVTYGGLCWDLNFLDGRFCRIFGRISLKVGPAGSYPGFGAIPGSGPVIDAWKHCEFLCRNYILNGLDDTLYDVYWSYTTAKELWNSLEKKYKVDDAGSKKFIIGKFLNYKMVDSKTVVSQVDELQVIIHELHAEGMVINESFQVGSVIEKLPPSWKDFKVHLKHKKSEMTMEDLVLKLRVQEDHLKSEKQPDGSVIEAKANMVEGETSKPKFKGQKFKGNKHDVKYATKTKNFNKIKGSCWVCGKPGHKA from the coding sequence gggaggttctgccgaattttcggtaggatttcgcttaaagtgggccccgcaggctcgtatccaggtttcggggcgattcctgggtcgggtcctgtcattgATGCCTGGAAACATTGTGAGTTTCTCTGCAGGAACTATATTCTCAATGGTCTGGATGATACTTTGTATGATGTATATTGGTCATACACCACTGCAAAGGAACTCTGGAATTCTTTGGAGAAAAAATACAAAGTTGATGACGCAGGTTCAAAGAAGTTCATTATTggaaaatttttgaactatAAGATGGTGGATAGCAAGACTGTTGTTAGTCAAGTTGATGAACTCCAGGTGATTATTCATGAACTTCATGCTGAAGGTATGGTGATTAATGAAAGCTTTCAAGTTGGTTCTGTTATAGAAAAATTACCACCTTCTTGGAAGGATTTCAAAGTGCATTTGAAGCACAAGAAGAGCGAAATGACCATGGAGGATCTGGTTTTGAAACTACGAGTTCAAGAAGACCACCTGAAAAGTGAGAAGCAACCCGATGGATCTGTCATCGAAGCCAAAGCAAATATGGTTGAGGGAGAAACTTCCAAACCAAAATTCAAAGGTCAGAAATTCAAAGGCAATAAACATGATGTCAAATATGCAACAAAGACCAAGAATTTCAATAAAATTAAAGGTAGTTGCTGGGTGTGTGGAAAGCCTGGACACAAGGCATAA